A section of the Papio anubis isolate 15944 chromosome 16, Panubis1.0, whole genome shotgun sequence genome encodes:
- the SNX21 gene encoding sorting nexin-21 isoform X2 yields MWRPGVQSGTSSVLFLKETQEIGLGFSSCLVFQRGLSEELTALWEGSTKKGAAAPGTEAHLCLSLFLLPWAWVISDKPQLYTLAVIGPGPPDCQPAQISRRYSDFERLHRNLQRQFRGPMAAISFPRKRLRRNFTAETIARRSRAFEQFLGHLQAVPELRHAPDLQDFFVLPELRRAQSLTCTGLYREALALWATAWQLQAQLGTPSGPDRPLLTLAGLAVCHQELEDPGEARACCEKALQLLGDKSLHPLLAPFLEAHVRLSWRLGLDKRQSEARLQALQEAGLTPTPPPSLKELLIKEVLD; encoded by the exons ATGTGGAGGCCAGGTGTCCAAAGTGGAACAAGCTCCGTGCTGTTCCTAAAGGAGACCCAAGAGATTGGCCTGGGTTTCAGCTCTTGTCTGGTTTTCCAGCGGGGGCTGTCAGAAGAACTAACTGCTCTATGGGAAGGGAGTACAAAAAAAGGGGCAGCAGCCCCGGGCACTGAAGctcatctctgtctttctctcttcttgctgCCTTGGGCCTGGGTCATTTCAGACAAACCTCAG CTCTACACCCTCGCCGTGATAGGCCCAGGGCCGCCAGATTGCCAGCCAGCTCAGATCTCTCGCCGTTACTCGGACTTTGAGCGGCTGCACCGAAACCTGCAGCGGCAATTCCGGGGCCCAATGGCTGCCATCTCCTTCCCCCGTAAGCGGCTGCGCCGGAATTTTACTGCAGAGACCATTGCCCGCCGTAGCCGGGCCTTTGAGCAGTTTTTGGGTCACCTGCAGGCAGTGCCTGAGCTGCGCCATGCCCCGGACCTGCAGGACTTCTTCGTGCTGCCAGAGCTGCGGCGGGCACAGAGCCTCACCTGTACTGGCCTCTATCGTGAGGCTCTGGCACTCTGGGCCACTGCCTGGCAGCTGCAAGCCCAGCTGGGCACCCCCTCTGGCCCAGACCGCCCCCTGCTGACCCTGGCTGGGCTGGCCGTGtgccaccaggagctggaagacCCTGGGGAGGCCCGGGCATGCTGTGAGAAGGCCCTGCAGCTGCTTGGGGACAAGAGCCTCCACCCTTTGCTGGCACCCTTTCTGGAGGCCCACGTTCGACTCTCCTGGCGCCTGGGCCTGGACAAACGTCAATCAGAGGCTCGGCTCCAAGCCCTGCAGGAGGCAGGCCTTACCCCCACGCCACCCCCTAGTCTCAAAGAACTGCTCATCAAGGAGGTGCTGGACTAA
- the UBE2C gene encoding ubiquitin-conjugating enzyme E2 C isoform X2 — protein MASQNRDPAATSVTAARKGAEPSGGAARGPVGKRLQQELMTLMMSGDKGISAFPESDNLFKWVGTIHGAAGTAVGSIRTSSTACLLSAPRETQGSSTPLVWGLGWDRRLLLELTLRLFLQMPEPNIDSPLNTHAAELWKNPTAFKKYLQETYSKQVTSQEP, from the exons ATGGCTTCCCAAAACCGCGACCCGGCAGCCACTAGCGTCACCGCCGCCCGTAAAGGAGCCGAGCCGAGCGGGGGCGCCGCCCGGGGTCCCGTGGGCAAAAG GCTACAGCAGGAGCTGATGACCCTCATG ATGTCTGGCGATAAAGGGATTTCTGCCTTCCCTGAATCAGACAACCTTTTCAAATGGGTAGGGACCATTCATGGAGCAGCTGGAACA GCAGTGGGGAGCATCAGAACCAGCTCAACAGCGTGTCTACTGTCTGCTCCCAGAGAAACTCAGGGTTCTAGCACACCCCTTGTGTGGGGCTTGGGTTGGGATAGGAGGCTGCTGCTGGAGCTTACTCTGCGTCTGTTTCTCCAAATGCCAG AACCCAACATTGATAGTCCCTTGAACACTCATGCTGCCGAGCTCTGGAAAAACCCCACAG CTTTTAAGAAGTACCTGCAGGAAACCTACTCAAAGCAGGTCACCAGCCAGGAGCCCTGA
- the SNX21 gene encoding sorting nexin-21 isoform X1 has translation MHRGAQEGAMASRLLHRLRHALAGDGPGEAAATPEAEQFPESSELEDDDAEGLSSRLSGTLSFTSAEDDEDDEDEDEDDAEAGPDPLPLGDGTSGEDAERSPQPDGQRGSQLLARQLQDFWKKSRNTLTPQRLLFEVTSANVVKDPPSKYVLYTLAVIGPGPPDCQPAQISRRYSDFERLHRNLQRQFRGPMAAISFPRKRLRRNFTAETIARRSRAFEQFLGHLQAVPELRHAPDLQDFFVLPELRRAQSLTCTGLYREALALWATAWQLQAQLGTPSGPDRPLLTLAGLAVCHQELEDPGEARACCEKALQLLGDKSLHPLLAPFLEAHVRLSWRLGLDKRQSEARLQALQEAGLTPTPPPSLKELLIKEVLD, from the exons ATGCACCGTGGGGCGCAGGAG GGTGCCATGGCCTCCCGGCTCCTGCACCGGCTGCGGCACGCCTTGGCAGGCGACGGCCCCGGGGAGGCGGCGGCCACCCCAGAGGCCGAGCAGTTTCCGGAGAGCTCAGAGCTGGAGGACGACGACGCCGAGGGCCTGTCCTCCCGACTCAGCGGCACCCTCAGCTTCACCAGCGCCGAGGACGACGAGGACGACGAGGACGAGGACGAGGACGACGCGGAGGCTGGCCCTGACCCGCTGCCCCTCGGGGATGGGACGTCAGGAGAAGACGCAG AACGGAGCCCCCAACCTGATGGGCAGCGGGGCAGTCAGCTCCTGGCGCGGCAGCTGCAGGATTTCTGGAAGAAGTCCCGGAACACCCTGACACCCCAGCGGCTGCTCTTCGAAGTGACCAGCGCCAACGTTGTCAAGGACCCGCCCTCCAAGTACGTG CTCTACACCCTCGCCGTGATAGGCCCAGGGCCGCCAGATTGCCAGCCAGCTCAGATCTCTCGCCGTTACTCGGACTTTGAGCGGCTGCACCGAAACCTGCAGCGGCAATTCCGGGGCCCAATGGCTGCCATCTCCTTCCCCCGTAAGCGGCTGCGCCGGAATTTTACTGCAGAGACCATTGCCCGCCGTAGCCGGGCCTTTGAGCAGTTTTTGGGTCACCTGCAGGCAGTGCCTGAGCTGCGCCATGCCCCGGACCTGCAGGACTTCTTCGTGCTGCCAGAGCTGCGGCGGGCACAGAGCCTCACCTGTACTGGCCTCTATCGTGAGGCTCTGGCACTCTGGGCCACTGCCTGGCAGCTGCAAGCCCAGCTGGGCACCCCCTCTGGCCCAGACCGCCCCCTGCTGACCCTGGCTGGGCTGGCCGTGtgccaccaggagctggaagacCCTGGGGAGGCCCGGGCATGCTGTGAGAAGGCCCTGCAGCTGCTTGGGGACAAGAGCCTCCACCCTTTGCTGGCACCCTTTCTGGAGGCCCACGTTCGACTCTCCTGGCGCCTGGGCCTGGACAAACGTCAATCAGAGGCTCGGCTCCAAGCCCTGCAGGAGGCAGGCCTTACCCCCACGCCACCCCCTAGTCTCAAAGAACTGCTCATCAAGGAGGTGCTGGACTAA
- the TNNC2 gene encoding troponin C, skeletal muscle has product MTDQQAEARSYLSEEMIAEFKAAFDMFDADGGGDISVKELGTVMRMLGQTPTKEELDAIIEEVDEDGSGTIDFEEFLVMMVRQMKEDAKGKSEEELAECFRIFDRNADGYIDPEELAEIFRASGEHVTDEEIESLMKDGDKNNDGRIDFDEFLKMMEGVQ; this is encoded by the exons ATG ACGGACCAGCAGGCTGAGGCCAGGTCCTACCTCAGCGAGGAGATGATCGCTG AGTTCAAGGCTGCCTTTGACATGTTTGATGCTGATGGTGGTGGGGACATCAGCGTCAAGGAGTTGGGCACGGTGATGAGGATGCTGGGCCAGACACCCACCAAGGAGGAGCTGGACGCCATCATCGAGGAGGTGGATGAGGACG GCAGTGGCACCATCGACTTCGAGGAGTTCTTGGTCATGATGGTGCGCCAGATGAAAGAGGACGCAAAGGGGAAGAGCGAGGAGGAGCTGGCCGAGTGCTTCCGCATCTTCGACAG GAATGCAGATGGCTACATCGACCCGGAGGAGCTGGCTGAGATTTTCAGGGCCTCTGGGGAGCACGTGACGGACGAGGAGATCGAATCTCTGATGAAAGACGGAGACAAGAACAATGACGGCCGCATTGACTTCGACG AGTTCCTGAAGATGATGGAGGGCGTGCAGTAA
- the SNX21 gene encoding sorting nexin-21 isoform X3: MHRGAQEGAMASRLLHRLRHALAGDGPGEAAATPEAEQFPESSELEDDDAEGLSSRLSGTLSFTSAEDDEDDEDEDEDDAEAGPDPLPLGDGTSGEDAERSPQPDGQRGSQLLARQLQDFWKKSRNTLTPQRLLFEVTSANVVKDPPSKYVTNLSSTPSP; this comes from the exons ATGCACCGTGGGGCGCAGGAG GGTGCCATGGCCTCCCGGCTCCTGCACCGGCTGCGGCACGCCTTGGCAGGCGACGGCCCCGGGGAGGCGGCGGCCACCCCAGAGGCCGAGCAGTTTCCGGAGAGCTCAGAGCTGGAGGACGACGACGCCGAGGGCCTGTCCTCCCGACTCAGCGGCACCCTCAGCTTCACCAGCGCCGAGGACGACGAGGACGACGAGGACGAGGACGAGGACGACGCGGAGGCTGGCCCTGACCCGCTGCCCCTCGGGGATGGGACGTCAGGAGAAGACGCAG AACGGAGCCCCCAACCTGATGGGCAGCGGGGCAGTCAGCTCCTGGCGCGGCAGCTGCAGGATTTCTGGAAGAAGTCCCGGAACACCCTGACACCCCAGCGGCTGCTCTTCGAAGTGACCAGCGCCAACGTTGTCAAGGACCCGCCCTCCAAGTACGTG ACAAACCTCAG CTCTACACCCTCGCCGTGA
- the UBE2C gene encoding ubiquitin-conjugating enzyme E2 C isoform X1: MASQNRDPAATSVTAARKGAEPSGGAARGPVGKRLQQELMTLMMSGDKGISAFPESDNLFKWVGTIHGAAGTVYEDLRYKLSLEFPSGYPYNAPTVKFLTPCYHPNVDTQGNICLDILKDKWSALYDVRTILLSIQSLLGEPNIDSPLNTHAAELWKNPTAFKKYLQETYSKQVTSQEP; this comes from the exons ATGGCTTCCCAAAACCGCGACCCGGCAGCCACTAGCGTCACCGCCGCCCGTAAAGGAGCCGAGCCGAGCGGGGGCGCCGCCCGGGGTCCCGTGGGCAAAAG GCTACAGCAGGAGCTGATGACCCTCATG ATGTCTGGCGATAAAGGGATTTCTGCCTTCCCTGAATCAGACAACCTTTTCAAATGGGTAGGGACCATTCATGGAGCAGCTGGAACA GTATATGAAGACCTGAGGTATAAGCTCTCACTAGAGTTCCCCAGTGGCTACCCTTACAATGCGCCCACGGTGAAATTCCTCACACCCTGCTACCACCCCAACGTGGACACCCAGGGTAACATATGCCTGGACATCCTGAAGGACAAGTGGTCTGCCCTATATGACGTCAGGACCATTCTGCTCTCCATCCAGAGCCTTCTAGGAG AACCCAACATTGATAGTCCCTTGAACACTCATGCTGCCGAGCTCTGGAAAAACCCCACAG CTTTTAAGAAGTACCTGCAGGAAACCTACTCAAAGCAGGTCACCAGCCAGGAGCCCTGA
- the SNX21 gene encoding sorting nexin-21 isoform X4, which translates to MHRGAQEGAMASRLLHRLRHALAGDGPGEAAATPEAEQFPESSELEDDDAEGLSSRLSGTLSFTSAEDDEDDEDEDEDDAEAGPDPLPLGDGTSGEDAERSPQPDGQRGSQLLARQLQDFWKKSRNTLTPQRLLFEVTSANVVKDPPSNSTPSP; encoded by the exons ATGCACCGTGGGGCGCAGGAG GGTGCCATGGCCTCCCGGCTCCTGCACCGGCTGCGGCACGCCTTGGCAGGCGACGGCCCCGGGGAGGCGGCGGCCACCCCAGAGGCCGAGCAGTTTCCGGAGAGCTCAGAGCTGGAGGACGACGACGCCGAGGGCCTGTCCTCCCGACTCAGCGGCACCCTCAGCTTCACCAGCGCCGAGGACGACGAGGACGACGAGGACGAGGACGAGGACGACGCGGAGGCTGGCCCTGACCCGCTGCCCCTCGGGGATGGGACGTCAGGAGAAGACGCAG AACGGAGCCCCCAACCTGATGGGCAGCGGGGCAGTCAGCTCCTGGCGCGGCAGCTGCAGGATTTCTGGAAGAAGTCCCGGAACACCCTGACACCCCAGCGGCTGCTCTTCGAAGTGACCAGCGCCAACGTTGTCAAGGACCCGCCCTCCAA CTCTACACCCTCGCCGTGA